One uncultured Methanobrevibacter sp. genomic window carries:
- a CDS encoding stage II sporulation protein M — protein sequence MEINKHISIAKKEFKQAIVDNKRLIFLIFSLYVISAVFAWVFHSQLLDLLNPYLGEIKAELSREFTMDPALELFINNETAGLTTYFSSVFFGIMAFVSVIVNGITIGIVGGKIVSADPFHMGLMFIALIVPHGIFEIPAMIFESTAGVLLFLFIWRFFKTIDTTRNDISSFKLRAKNSWKLNKVYLKQSVVLMVFSCVLLIIAAIIEGHVTEYVGMWVDSFFN from the coding sequence ATGGAAATTAACAAACATATTTCAATAGCTAAAAAAGAATTTAAACAAGCTATTGTTGATAATAAACGATTAATTTTTTTAATTTTTTCATTATATGTAATTTCAGCTGTTTTTGCTTGGGTTTTTCATAGTCAGTTGTTAGATTTGTTAAATCCTTATTTGGGTGAAATTAAAGCAGAGTTATCAAGAGAATTTACAATGGATCCTGCATTGGAGCTGTTTATTAATAATGAAACTGCAGGTCTTACAACTTATTTTTCATCTGTTTTCTTTGGAATAATGGCATTTGTTAGTGTCATTGTTAATGGAATAACTATAGGGATTGTTGGTGGAAAAATAGTAAGTGCGGATCCTTTTCATATGGGCTTGATGTTTATAGCTTTGATTGTTCCTCATGGAATATTTGAAATTCCTGCAATGATTTTTGAATCAACAGCTGGTGTTTTACTGTTCTTATTTATTTGGAGATTTTTTAAAACAATTGATACTACACGAAATGATATTTCTAGTTTTAAATTAAGAGCTAAAAATTCCTGGAAGTTAAACAAGGTTTATTTAAAACAGTCTGTTGTTCTTATGGTGTTTTCTTGTGTGCTGTTAATTATTGCAGCAATTATTGAGGGACATGTCACGGAATATGTTGGAATGTGGGTTGATTCATTTTTTAATTAA
- a CDS encoding ATP-binding protein, translated as MKKYLPRYTDQELKESLEYMGAVLITGPKWCGKTTTAKQQCNSLKELQHPVYGKSYLKLADTNPIELLKGEKPMLIDEWQMAPELWDTVRYLVDESDDEGLYILTGSTIVDESKIMHSGAGRIKRIVMRPMSLYESGESTGAISLMDLFNNDDLNIDGITSNLTISDLIFAACRGGWPESLNKKTKEQQLAIVVNYLDIICNSDVSNVDGVKRNPQRVKAILKSYSRNISTLATNKTLMKDIKTEYCDISAPTYNSYINALERLYVIQNIPAWSPNIRSANTIRKSYKKEFIDPSIAVASLNLTPEKLLKDFETFGFIFENLCIRDLLVYSSSVNGEVLYYNDDSGLEADCIIYLNDGRYALIEFKLGNREIDKGAKNLLKLKNLIKKSIKSKKIDLEEPSFLAVITGGEIAYTRDDGVKVIPIGCLR; from the coding sequence ATGAAAAAATATTTGCCGAGATATACCGACCAGGAATTAAAAGAATCATTAGAATATATGGGTGCAGTATTAATAACGGGTCCAAAGTGGTGTGGGAAGACGACAACAGCTAAACAACAATGTAATAGTTTAAAAGAGTTACAACATCCTGTTTATGGAAAATCTTACTTAAAACTTGCAGATACAAATCCTATAGAATTATTAAAAGGTGAAAAACCTATGTTAATTGATGAATGGCAAATGGCACCAGAATTATGGGATACAGTAAGATATTTGGTAGATGAATCAGATGATGAGGGGCTATATATTTTAACTGGTTCAACAATAGTTGATGAAAGTAAAATTATGCACTCAGGAGCAGGTAGGATAAAAAGAATTGTGATGCGACCGATGAGTTTATATGAAAGTGGAGAATCCACAGGAGCAATATCATTGATGGATTTATTTAATAATGATGATTTAAATATTGATGGAATAACATCAAATTTAACTATATCTGATTTGATATTTGCTGCATGTAGGGGTGGGTGGCCAGAATCATTAAATAAAAAAACAAAAGAACAACAATTAGCTATTGTAGTAAATTACCTTGATATAATATGTAATAGTGATGTTTCTAATGTGGATGGGGTTAAACGTAATCCTCAAAGAGTAAAAGCTATCTTAAAATCTTATTCTAGAAATATTTCAACATTAGCAACTAATAAAACACTCATGAAAGACATAAAAACAGAATACTGTGATATTTCAGCACCTACATATAATTCATATATTAATGCTCTTGAAAGATTATATGTTATTCAAAATATTCCTGCGTGGTCACCAAACATCAGATCAGCAAATACTATTAGAAAATCCTATAAAAAAGAATTTATTGATCCATCAATAGCTGTAGCAAGTCTTAATTTAACTCCTGAAAAATTACTAAAAGATTTTGAAACCTTTGGATTTATATTTGAAAACTTGTGTATTCGTGATTTATTAGTTTACTCAAGTTCAGTTAATGGGGAAGTATTGTATTACAATGATGATAGTGGTCTTGAAGCGGATTGTATTATATATTTAAATGATGGTAGATATGCATTAATAGAATTTAAATTAGGCAACAGAGAAATTGATAAAGGAGCAAAAAATTTACTTAAATTAAAAAATTTAATCAAAAAAAGTATTAAAAGCAAAAAAATTGATTTGGAGGAGCCTAGTTTTTTAGCTGTTATAACTGGTGGTGAAATTGCGTACACTAGAGATGATGGGGTAAAAGTTATACCTATAGGATGTTTACGATAA